TCGGCCAGGTGCAGATGACCGTTGCCGAGTCCGGCCACGGTTTCGTGCGTACCGCGCTGGAGGAGCCCGGTCAGTCGGTGCAGCCCGGGACCGACCTGGCGTGGCTCGCCGACGGGTACGCCACGGTGACGGCGGTCCGCGCCGTCACCGAGGTGTCCGACGTGAACCTGTCCGGCCTCGACGGCGACTGACGGTCAGCCGCCGGGAAGGACCTCGGGGGTGGCGGTGGCGCCGGCGTAGTACGGCTCCGGCGCGCCGAAGAGACCGAGCAGCCCGGTCACCCAGAGCTGTCGGTGCACGAACCGGCTGGGTTCGGTGACGATCAGCTTCACGCCGCTGACCTCAGCCGTCTGGAAACCGGCGACCATCGCGCTGATGCCCACCGAGTCGATGAAGGTGACCAGCCGCATGTTGAGCTCGATCCGGGCCGGCCGCCCCTTGGCCAGCACTTCGGCGATGGCCTCTTTCACCTCGTACGCGGTGTCGACGTCGATCTCGCCCCGAGGGGCGATCTCGATGACACCACCGGGCCGAACCGTCTGCAGGATCGACAGGCTCACGCGAGCACCTCCACTCGCCCGTACGACGGGCGCCTCATCAGTACGCGGGCCGCGACCGAGAGTATTCCTCCGACGGCCTCGGTCGCCACCCCTCGGGATGAGCAATTCGCGGACATCGGCATGTCAAATCACCCATATCCGAACTTATACGTCCTATCACTCGGTGCGAACCGGGGCTCGCACCGACGAACCAGGGTAGCGGGCCGAGGCTCGCCCGTCCGATATCCGGCACCCCGGCGTGCCCCCGCATCCGGCGGCCTGACCTGCGACCGTCCGGTGCCGGTGGCGGAGTGTGCCTAGCATCACCGGTGACGACCACGACGAAGGGACGACGGATGCTTCGTAGGCTCGCCGGTCTGGCCGGCGTCAGCGCGCTGCTCGCCCTCCTGCTCGCCTGCGGGTTCGGCGGCGGAGGCGATGACGACGATGACGATGACGACGACTTCGCCCGCGCGGCGGTCGTCGCGGTGGTGTCCCCGAGCTGATCCGCACCGTCCGGGCGCGCCGACCGTGAGCGGCACCGACGACGCGCACGCGGGTTTGCGGCGGTGTCCGGCGGGGCACAGCGTCGGTGGCGAACCGCCGACGTCCGAGGTCTGACCTGGCCACCGGCTTCGGCACTGTCGAGGAGGGAACCACATGTTCGGAAGCAACCTGCTGGACCGTCGCAGCAAGCCGGAGCAGATCACGGACCAGGCGTGGCAACACCTCGTCTCGGCCGGCGACAGCATCCGGGACGCCGCCCGTTCGGCCCGGCACACCTCGGCCGGCTTCGCCGACGACGCCGGTGACCTGGTCGGATCGGCCGCCGAGGAGGCGCGGCACCGGGCCAGCGTGGCCTTCGACGCGCTCGCCGGACGTCGTCCCGCGCTGCCCTGGACCCTGCTGATCGGCGCGGCCCTGGTCGGTGCCGCGATCGGCTGGGCCGCCGGCAGTGCCGCGCGGGCCGCCGGCAGCCGGGACCGGGCCACCGACGACATCGAGTTCGTCGACGTCGAGCGCCCCGACTCCCCCGCCGGTCCGCTGACCTGACGGAGATGTAAGGAAGGGTCCCCTGCTAACGCCTCGTGCATAGCAGGGGACCCTTCCTTACATCTGTGCGCGACGTCTCGCCAGAACAGCTGTGCGCGACGTCTCGCCAGAACACCTGTGCGCGGCGTCTCGCCCGACGCGGGTGAGGCCGGATCACCCGCGCCTCGACCAGGCTCGGTCCCGGCGGACCGGCACCGGTCCGCAGCCGCCACCGCGAGAGGAGCGAGGAGATGGTCGGCATCTCGACGATCCAGCGCACCGACGAGCGCATCCGGAGCGCGGTGCTCGACGAACTCGACTGGGAGCCCCGGGTCCGGCCGCACGAGATCGGGGTGACCGTCGCGGAGGGCGTGGTGACGCTGACCGGACGGGTGGACGGGTACGCCAAGAAGTGGGCGGCGGAACAGGCCGCCCACCGGGTCGCCCAGGTCCGGGCCGTCGCCAACGACCTCGCCGTGCACACGGCCACCGGTGCGGAGCGCACCGACCCGGAGATCGCCGCCGCCGTGACGCACGCCCTCCAGTGGCACGCGTTCGTGCCGGTCGAGCAGATCGACGTGACGGTCTCGCAGGGCTGGGTCACCCTGCACGGCGAGGTCGAGTGGGAGTACCAACGGCGGGCTGCCCAGCAGGCGGTCGCCGAGCTCGGCGGCGTACGCGGGGTGAGCGACGGTCTCGTCGTGCGGCCCTCGGTACGCCCCGACGGTGCCGAACTGGCCGAGCGGATCGTCGACGCGCTGGCCCGCAACCGGGCCACCGAGGCCGAACAGGTCACGGTACGCGTACACGGCGACACGGTGCTGCTGGGCGGACTGGTGCACTCGATGCCCGAGCGCGCCGAGGTCGAACGGGTCGTCTGGTCCGCTCCCGGCATCCGCGAGGTGCAGAACCACATCGCGGTGGCCCCGGTGCTGGGCTGAGCCGTCCTGCGGCAACCACCCCGGCCGGGTGACCCCGCCTCACCCGGCCGGACAGCAGACTGGCGGGTATGACCGATCGGCTGACCACGCCATTGCAGGTCACTGCGCGGCTCCGCACACCCGTCACGGAGCACGACCACGTCCGGGGCCCGGTGGACGCGCCGGTGACGATCGTCGAGTACGGCGACTTCCAGTGCCCGTTCTGCGGCACCGCCCACCGCGACCTCAAGGAGGTCCTGCGGCAGCGGCCCGACAGCGTCCGACTCGTCTACCGGCACTTCCCCATCGCCAACATCCACCCGTACGCGGAACGGGCCGCCGAGGCGGCGGAGGCCGCCGGTCGGCGCGGACGGTTCTGGGAGATGCACGACTGGCTCTACGAGCACCAGGACCAGCTCGACCCGGTGCACCTGACCCTCGGCATCGAGCAGCTCGACCTGCCGGTCGACGAGGTGGACGCGGAGATCGGGCGGCACGCCGGTGGTGACCGGATCCGGCAGGACTTCGTCGGCGCGATCCGCAGCGGCGTGGACGCCAGCCCCACCCTGTTCGTCAACGGTGACCGCCACGACGGCGACGTCGACCTGGGCACCCTCCTGACCGTGGTCGACGACGCCACCGGCTGAGGCCGGGCGGTGTCGACGGTGGCGGGTGAGCGTCCGACCCGCCACCGTCGGCTGTCCGGATCAGATGAGGCGCAGTTGGCGGGCCCGGCGTACGGCGTCCCGACGGCGGGTGGCGTCCAGCTTGCGATAGATGTTGCGCACATGCGTCTTGACGGTGTTCACCGAGACGGACAGCTCGGCCGCGATCTCCACGTTGGAGAGGATGCTCTGCAGGTACCGCAGGATGGTCAGCTCCCGCTCGGTCAACGGCTCGTCCAGTGTCGCCGACGACGCGCCGACCGGACTCCGCTCGTCCGGCACCTCGACGGCACGGACCAGGTCACTGACCGTCGGCCAGTGTGCCGTGCCGGAGTCCAGGTGAGCGACGAGCAGGTCACGCAGGCCCGGCTCGGCCCGGGTGAACGGTCGCCGGTACCCGTCCGGGCCCGCCAGGTCGAGCGCCTGCTCCACCGTCCGGCCGGCCCGCCGCCCGTCCCCGCTCCGGGCCGCGAGCACCGCGTCGAGCAGCGCGGCGTCCAGGCGTACCGGCAGGGGCCAGTCGGCCGACGACGGCGCGGACCACTCCGGCAGCAGGCGGGCGGCGGCGCGGAGGTCGCCGGCCCGCAGCTCGACCCGGGCGGCGGCCACCGCCAGCGCGGCGGCCGGCGGATCCACGTGGTCACCGGCCAGGTCCCGGGCCGTCGGCAGGTCACCCCGCGTGCCGTGCAGGTCCGCCTCGGCCGCCCGGAGCCGGACAGCCAGCTCACCGCCCCGGCCGGACCAGCGACTCCGGGCCTCCACCAGCAGCCGGTGGGCCACCGCGAGATCCCCCTCGTCGCCGCGCAGGTGGGCCCGACACCAGGCCGCCACCGTGCCGGCTGCCGCCTCCTCGCCCGCCGGTGCCGCCAGGGCCAGGTTCGCCTCGGCCTCCGCAGGCTGGTCCCGATGCAGCGCCACCAGTGCCAACGCCAGATGGGCGTAGCCGCAGTCGAGCTGCGCCGACCAGCCCCGGCAGGGCGGCAGGGCCAGCGCCGCGCGGGCCGCCTCCTCGGCCGCACGCAGCTCGCCGCGCAGCGCCGCGAGCAGCGCCCACCGGCTGGCGCAGACCAGTTCGGTGCGGGGTCGACCGGCCGTCCGGGCCGCCGCCAGCGCCGACGCGAACCCGCTCGCCGCAGCGGCCAGCTCACCGGCGTCGAGGGCGAGCAGAGCCGAGGCCGTACCGGCCACCGCCCGCACGTCGGCGTCGTCCCCGGTGCCGGCCCGTGGGTCGTCGGCGCGGACCGTCGCGCCCCCGTCCGGAGCGACGAGGGCGTGCCGCCCCGCCGTGGCCTCCACGACGGCGGGCTCCGCGACAGCGGACGTTGCGACGGGCGATGCGACAGCGGGCGATGCGGCGGCGGGGCGGGTGGCGAGCAGGCGGGCGGCGGTGGCGCGTACCGCCTCGACGTCGCCGGCCAGCCGGGCCAGGGTGAGTTCGACGGCGGCGACCAGCCGGGCGAACCGGCTGCGGCGCGGCTCCGGCAGGGCCTCGGCGTGCCCGGCGGCCAGGCGCAGGTGCTGGTGGGCCGCGTCGGAGTCGCCGTCGACGGCCCGCTGGGCGGCGCAGGCCAGCGCCAGTTCCGGGTCCCGTGACACCGCCTCCGCCGGGGGCGGCGCGGGCACCGGCCCGGTCGGGCCACCCCGGTCGTACGCCAACTCCGGCCAGCCGGTCACGAAGAGGTCGGTCGCGGTCGTCCAGTCGCCGCCCACGAGCGCGTGCCGCAGCGCGTCCGCCGGTCGGCTGTTGCCGGCATACCAGCTCGCCGCGCGCAGGTGCAGGTCACGCTGTTCCTCGGCGGGCAACCGGGCCAGTTCGCGGCGCAGCAGGTCGGCCAGGAGCGGATGGCACCTGTACCAGACCGGACGGCCACCGTCGGGGTGCAGCAGCCCGACGTCCTCGGCGAGCGCGCCGAGCCGCCCCTCCGCGTCGGTGTCGCCGGTCAGCGCCACCGCCAGCCCGGCGCAGACGGTGTCGGTGACCGCCGCGCGGCGCAGCAGGTCCCGATCCGCCGGTTCCAGCCCGGCGAGCACCTCCTCACGCAGGTAGCCGGCGACCGCCGGCTGGTCCGCGCCGAGCTGGGTGATCCACCGGTCCGGGTCCGGTTGCCCGTGCAGCGCGAGCGCCGTGATCCGCAGGGCCGCCGCCCAGCCCTCGGTACGCCCGCGCAGCCGCTCGACGGCGGCGGCCGGCACCGCCACGCCGTGCGCGGTCAGCAGGTCGGCCACCTCGTCGGCGGTGAAGGCCAGGTCACCCGGACCGATCTCGGTCAGTTCACCGGCCAGCCGCAGCCGGTGCACCGCCAGCGGCAGGCCCGCGCGCCCGGCCGCCACCACCCGCAGCCGCTGCTCGGTGTGGCGTAGCAGGAACTCCAGTCCGGCCAGGGCGGCCGGATCGGTGACGCGGTGCAGGTCGTCCAGGACCAGCACCACGGGTCGCTCCCGGGCGGCCAGGGCGGCGGCGAGCACCTCCAGCTCGTCCGGGCGCGGGGCGCGGTCGGGCACCGGCGTCGCGGCCGGGTCCCCTCCTGGGTCCGCGACCGATCGCAGCGCCGCCGCCAGGTACGACCAGAGGCGGTCGATGTCGTCGCCCGCCTCCACCGAGATCCAGGCCGGTGCCGGGGCGTCCGGGTCGGCCTCGGTCACGGCCTGCCGCCACGACGCGAGGAGCGTGGTCTTGCCCCAACCGGCGGGCGCACGGACCAGCGTGACCGGGGACGCCACCCCCTCGTCCAGCAGTCGGGCCAGCCGGGGACGCAGCACCACCGGTCTCGGCAGCACGGCAGGCGTCAGCCGCGACGCCAGCAGGGGCGGGCCGGCCGGTACGCCGACCGCCCCGGCGGTCCGTACGGTGCTGCGGTCATCCGGCATCCGGCCCACCCCCACGGACGCGTATCCCTCCCCCGGTCCTGCGGCGGGCGGTTACCCCACCGGCAGCGGTTCACCCCTTCGGGGCGAGTCGGGTTCACCTGACCCCGGGCGACCGTGGGGAGGTTCCGTCCGCCGGTCGGGCCGCCGATCCGGACGATCGGGGCGGACACGGATCCGGAGGTGCGAGTGGGACGGGTCAGGACGGTCGTCGCGGTGGCCGGCGTCCTCGGTGCGGCGGCGGCCCGTACCGCCCGGGTGGTGGTCGCGCGCCGGTGGGCCGGACGCGGCCGGGAGCCCGCCGGTGCCCGCGCCGGGCGCTGGCAGGTGGTGACGGTCGACCGCCCGGCGGAGGAGGTCCTGCCGGCACGCGGCTGGCCCGAGCCGCTGCGTCGGCTCGACGGCGCCGTCGACGTCACGCTGCGCGCCGCGCCCGGCGACCGGGGCGTCGAACTGGCCGCCCGAGCACTGCCCGACACCACCTGGCCCGGGTTCGCCGCGCACCTGGTCGGCGACGACCCGCAGCTCCTGCTGCGCCAGGCGTTGTGGCAGGTCAAGCAGCTCGTCGAGGCCGGTGAGGTGTTGCGCGCCGACCGCCGGCCCACCGACCGTCCGGCGCGCCCGCCGGGATGAGGGCGCTCTGCGTGACCTCCGGCGGGGAACTGGCCGTGCGCCAGGTCCCCGACCCGGAGCTGCGCAACGACCAGGACATGATCGTCCGGGTACGCCGCAGCGCCACCTGCGGCGCGGACCTGCCGCTGCTCGCCGGGCGGACACCCGGCCCGTCCCCCGGCGACGTACTCGGCCACGAGTTCCTCGGTGACGTGCTGGAGGTCGGTACGGCAGTCCGCCGGCACCGGGTCGGTGACCGGGTGGTGGTCTGCGCCTCGGTGGCCTGCGGCGCCTGCTGGTACTGCCGGCGTGGGCTGCCGGCGTGCTGCGACAACGGCAGCACCGAGCCGGCCGCCGGTGAGGCGGAGTGGGGGCACCCGGTGGCGGGCTGCTTCGGCCAGCCCCGGGCCGCCGGTGGCTTCGCCGGCAGCCACGCCGAGTACGTACGCGTGCCCTACGCCGACGTCGGGGCGTTCACCGTGCCGGAGTCCGTCGGCGACGACCGGGCCCTGTTCGCCTCGGACGCCGCCCCGGCCGGCTGGATGGCCGCCGACCTGGGCGCGGTCCGCCCCGGCGACGTGGTGGCCGTCTGGGGCGCCGGGGCCGTGGGGCAGTTGACCGCCCGGGCGGCCGGGTTGCTCGGCGCCGACCGGGTGGTGGTCGTCGACCGGCATCCGGGGCGGCTGCTGATGGCCCGTCAGCACACCGGCGCCCACACCCTCGACCTGCGGCACACCGACGTGCTGGCGGAACTGCGCGAACTCAGCGGCGGGCGGGGGCCGGACGTCTGCGTGGAGGCGGTCGGCGGCCCGGCCGAGGAACCCCGGTCGCTGGCGGACCGTTTCACCGGACGCCGCCGCACACCCGAGGCGCTGCGCGAGGCGGTGCACGCCTGCCGCAAGGGCGGCACCGTCTTCGTGCTCAACGGCGGCGCCCGCGTCGTCGACGCGTTCCCGACCGGCGCGGTGGTGCACAAGGGGCTCACCGTGCGCGGGGCGCGCCAGCACGGCCAGCGGTACATCCCGATGCTGCTGGACCGGATGGCCCGCGACGAGCTGCGGACCGAGCACCTGGCCACGCACCACTTCCCGCTGGAGCGGGCGGCCCAGGGGTACGCGCTCCTCCGCGACCGTCCCGACGACTGCGTACGGGCCGTGTTCACCCCGCACGAGCCGCCATCGATCGACGTCCGGCCTGGTGGATGACATCATCGCGGGATGGCTGCGGAACGGACGTACGACGTCGTGCTGTTCGGGGCGACCGGGTTCACCGGTGAGCTGACCGCGCAGTACCTGGCCCGGCACGCGCCGGCCGGACTGCGCTGGGCGATCGCCGGGCGCAACCCCGACAAACTGGCCGCCGTCCGGGACCGGCTGGTCGCGATCACGCCGGCCCTGGCGGACCTGCCACTGCTCACCGCCGACGTCACCGACCCGGCGTCGCTACGGGAGGTGGCCGCGCAGGCCCGGGTGGTGGCGAGCACCGTCGGCCCGTACGTGCACCACGGGGAACCGCTGGTGGCGGCGTGCGCGGCGGCCGGCACCGACTACCTCGACATCACCGGCGAACCCGAGTTCGTCGACCAGACGTACCTCCGGCACCACGCCGAGGCGACCCGCACCGGCGCCCGGCTGGTGCACGCCTGCGGCTTCGACTCGATCCCGCACGACCTGGGCGTCTGGTTCACCGTCAAGCAACTCCCCGCCGACGTGCCGATCACCGTCGACGGTTACGTACGGGCCGGCGGCCGGTTCTCCGCCGGCACGTACCACTCGGCGCTGACCGCCTTCTCCCGGCGGGCCGAGACGTCCCGGGCGGCCCGCGAGCGGCGGGCCGCCGAACCGCGACCCACCGACCGCCGGGTCCGCGCCGTGCCGGGCAAGCTGGCCCGGTCGCGGGACCTGCCGGTCTGGGCGGTGCCGCTGCCGACCATCGACCCGCAGGTGGTCCGCCGCTCGGCGGCGGCCCGACCCGAGTACGGTCCGGACTTCCGCTACCGGCACTTCGCGGCCGTCAAACGCCTGCCCACCGTGCTGATGGCGGGCGTCGGCCTGGGCGCGCTGGCCGGGCTGACCCGGCTGCCCCCGGCCCGGCGCTGGCTGCTCGGACGGCTCTCCTCCGGCCAGGGCCCGAGCGCCGAGCAGCGGGCCGAATCGTGGTTCCGGGTCCGTTTCGTGGGCACCGGCGGCGGCCGTCGGGTGGTCACCGAGGTGGCCGGCGGCGACCCCGGCTACGACGAGACCGCCAAGATGCTCGCCGAATCCGCCCTCTGCCTCGCCCTGGACGACCTGCCGGCCACGTCCGGCCAGGTCACGCCGGTGACCGCGATGGGCGACGCGCTGCTGACCCGACTCACCGCCGCCGGCCTCACCTTCCGCATCCTCGGGTGAGGTGAAAGGAAGGGCACCTTATTAACGCCTCGTGCATAGGAAGGGCCCCTTCCTAACATCCGAACGACCGTCGGGGGTCGGGCTTCGGTGGTCGGGAGCCGGGTTGACCCTCGACCTGGTCGAGGCGGCAGGATCTGCGGGGTGGATCGTGACCTGCGCAGCATCGGCGAGGTGGCCCGGGACAGCGGGCTGACGGTGAGTGCCCTGCGGTTCTACGACGCCGCCGGGGTCCTGGTGCCGGCGCGGGTGGACCCGGTGACCGGATATCGCCGCTACACCGACGAGCAGGTGGCCTCGGCCCGGCTCGTCGCCGGACTGCGCCGGGTGGGCCTGCCGGTCGCCGAGATCGCCCAGGCGGTACGCGCCGAACCAGCCGTCGTGCACCGGCTGCTCGACACCCAACTGCGCCGACTGGCCGACGGACTGGCCGACGCGCGCCGCGAGGTGTCCCGGATCCGGGCACTGGTGCCGCTCGACGAGTCGACGGCCGCCACCCGGCTCACCGTGGACCGTGCGGGACTCACCGCCGCCGTGGCCGCCGTCCGCTTCGCCGTCGGGACCGATCCGGACCTGCCTGCGCTCACCGGTGTCCTGTTCGACGTGACCGACACAGGCGTACGACTGGTGGCGACCGACCGGCACCGGCTGGCGGTGGCGACCGTCCACGCGGCGGTGGACGGCCCGGCGGTGCGTACGCTGCTGCCGCTGCCGGCGGTGGACGGGCTGCGCCGACTGGTGACCGACCCGGACATCGACGCGCACGAGGTACGGCTGACGGTGACCGCGTCCCGGCTGCACGCCGACGTGGCCGGGCGGGAGTTGCACGCCACGGCGCTGCCGGACGACTTCCCCGACTACCACGTGCTGCTGCCACGGGCGGGCGCGCACGGGCCGACACACCGCATCACGGTGGACGGTGAGTGGCTGGCCGGCGCGCTGCGGGCGGGCGGGCCCACGCTGACCCGCGAGTACGCCGGGGCTGCGCTGCCGGTGACCGTACTCGGGTGGGGGTCGGGCGACGGACTCCGCCTGCTCGGCCCCGACGACCTGCACCACGCCGCCGACCTGCCCGGCTCGCCCGACCTCGCCGACAGCGGCCCGGACGGCAGGGGCCCGGCCGACAGCGGCCCGGACGCTGACCGCGAGTACGCCGAACTGCGGGTCGGCGTGAACGGCGAGTACCTGCTCGACGCGCTGGACGCGGCCGGTGGCCGGCGGTTGGTGCTCGAACTGGACAGCCCGGTCACCCCGCTGGCGATCCGCCGCCCGGACGACGAGGGCGCCTTCTCCATCCTGATGCCGATCCGCCTCTGACCGAGCGCGCCCACCGGCTCCGCGCGAGCCCGCCCACCGGCGGCTGCCTCTGGCAGTGGGCCCGCGCGGACCGGACCACCGGCTCCGCGCGAGCGCGTTGCCGAGCAGGATCGGTGTGCCGGGTGCGGGAGTCGGGGCGATCCGGGCGCGGCGGTAGCATCTGGTAGTCCACCCGACTTCCGGACGGAGGCGTACGGAGCAGCATGCTCGACATGGAGTTGATCCGGAAGGATCGCGACGCGGTGGCGACCGCGCTGGCGAAGCGGCTCGAAGCCGCCGAGGTCGACCGGGCGCTGGACGACATCCAGCAGCTCGACCGGGAGCGTCGCCGGCTGATCAGTGAGATCGACGGGGAACGCCAGCGCCGCAAGGCCGAGGCCCGGGCGTACGCGCAGGCGAAGCGGGCCGGTGTCGAGCCGGAGGCGACCTCCGAGGTCGGCCGGAAGCAGATCGCCGAGTTGGAGAGCGAACTCGACGAGGTGCAGGCACGGCTGCGTACCGTGATGAGCGAACTGCCCAACCTGCCTGCCGAGGACGTGGTCCCCGGCGGCAAGGAGGCCAACCGGGTGGTGAAGACCTTCGGCGCACCCCCGGCGATCGAGAAGATCCGCGACCACGTCGAGTTGAGCCGGGCGTTGGGCCTGGTCGACCACGAGCGCGGGGTCAAGCTGGGCGGGTCGGGCTTCTGGATGTACACCGGTCTGGGCGCCCGCCTGGAGTGGGCGCTGGTCAACTGGCTGATCGAGAGCAACATCGAGGCCGGGTACGAGTTCCTGCTCCCGCCGCACCTGCTGCTGGACACTGCGGGCTTCGCCGCCGGCCAGTTCCCGAAGTTCTACGACGACGTCTACCACCTGGACAAGCAGTCCGCGCCGCGCGGGCAGTTCCTGCTGCCGACGGCGGAGACGGCGATCCTCGGCGCATACCAGGACGAGATCCTGGAGACCGCGAAGCTGCCGCTGCGGGTGTTCGCGTACACCCCCTGCTACCGCCGTGAGGCGGCGGGCTCGCACTCGGACGAGCGCGGCACCGTCCGGGGCCACCAGTTCAACAAGGTGGAGATCTTCCAGTTCACCCTGCCCGAGCAGGCCGACGCCGCGCTGGAGCAGATGGTCGCCCACGCGGAGAGCCTGGTCGAGGGGCTGGGCCTGCACTACCAGCGCAGCCTGCTGGCGGCCGGCGACTCCAGCGCCTCGATGCGCAAGACGCTGGACATCGAGGTGTGGATGCCCAGCACCGGCAAGTACAAGGAGGTCTCGTCGGTCTCCTGGGGCGGTGACTACCAGGCCCGACGGGCGGCGATCCGCTACCGCGAGCCGGGCGGCAAGCAGACCCGGTTCGTCCACACGCTGAACGGCTCGGCGCTGGCGACCAGCAGGCTGCTGCCGGCCATCCTGGAGCAGTTCCAGCAGGCCGACGGTTCGGTGCTGGTGCCCGAGGTGCTCCGCGACCGGATCGGCACCGACCGACTCACCCCGCGCTGACCGGTTCGTCGGGGGTCGCCGCGTGCGGCCCCCGTCCGGTGTCAGCCGCGTGCGGCCCCCGTCCGGTGTTAGCAGGGGACCCCTGTTCTACCGCAGGCGTTAACAAGGTGCCCTTCCTTCGCAGCAAGCCGGCTAGCAGCAACACGCCGACAGCCGCGACGAGCACCGCCGGACCTGCGCTGTCCAGCGTCGCCGCCAGCCACCGCTGGACACCGGCGGCGGCGCTCACCACCGGATCGGCGAGCGCCTCGCGCCGACCGGCGGCCAGCCGCGCCTCGTACCAGCCGTACCAGGCGACGTAGCCGCCCGCGAGCAGCAGCACCAGACCACTCACGCGAGGGGCCCAGGCACCGGCGCCCCGCAGCCGGGCCACCACCTCGCCGCGCAGCAGCGCCACGCCGAGCGCGGCCACCGCGACCACCAACCCCATCCCCAGGGCGTACGCCCCGAACAGCGCCAGCCCGCGCCCGGTCGACCCGGCCTGGAGGCTGGTCACCACGATCGCCAGGAACGGTGCGATGGCGCAGCCCAGCGAGGCGGTCGCGTACGCCATGCCGAACAGCACCATCGACGGCCAACTGCGGGTCAGCCGGGGCGCCCGGGTCAGCGGACGCAGGCTGGGCAGCCGTCGTCCGGCGAGCAGCCAGCAACCGAGCAGCAGGAGCAGCAGTCCCAGCCCGACGGTGAACCACGGCAGCCGGGGACGCAGCCAACCCGCGAACGGGGCCAGGGCCAGGCCGAAGGCGCCGAACACCAGCACGTACCCGCAGGTGAGCGCCGCGGCGGCGGTGAGTGCCCGGCCCACCGCACCCCGGGTGTCGGTGGCCCCGGCGACCAGCAGCGACAGGTACGCCGGCAGCATCGCGAAGCCGCACGGGTTGACCGCGCCGAGCATGCCCGCGGTCAGCGCGAGCAGGAGCGGCGCCTCCATCAGGCGGCCAGCGCGGTGACCCGGCGGGTGAGGTCCTCCCCGTCGAGCCACCCCTTGTGCGCGACCTTGCCCTCACGATCGATGATCACGAAGGTGCTCTGCTCGACGATTCCGAACCGCTTCCAGAGCGTGCCCTGCCGGTCCTCGATCTGCGGCATCGGGCCGAGTTCGAACTCGGTGACGAAGTCGGTCATCGCCTTGCGTTCGCCGAGCCCGGCGACGCCGATGATCGGCACGGTGTCCCGGAAGCCGGGTTCGATCTCGGCGATGGTCCACGCCTGGCTGGCGCAGGTGGCACACCAGGGCGCCCAGAACCAGAGCACCACCGGGCGACCGGCCAGGGCGGCGGCGTCGAACTGCGTACCGGCCAGGGTCTGCCCGGTGAACCGCAGGGTGTCGGGCACCGGCACCGGGGTGGTGGGACCGGGCGTCGGTCCGGCGGGCTCCGCAGACGCCGAGGCGGGTGCGGGTGCGGACTCCGGTACGGCCGCCGCCTCCTCGACCGAGCCCGCGGCACCGCAGCCGCCGGCCGCCAGCGCGGCGGCGAGCACAACGGCGACCGCACAAACGGCACGTCGCGTCTGTCGGA
Above is a window of Verrucosispora sp. NA02020 DNA encoding:
- a CDS encoding STAS domain-containing protein, which encodes MSLSILQTVRPGGVIEIAPRGEIDVDTAYEVKEAIAEVLAKGRPARIELNMRLVTFIDSVGISAMVAGFQTAEVSGVKLIVTEPSRFVHRQLWVTGLLGLFGAPEPYYAGATATPEVLPGG
- a CDS encoding BON domain-containing protein — its product is MVGISTIQRTDERIRSAVLDELDWEPRVRPHEIGVTVAEGVVTLTGRVDGYAKKWAAEQAAHRVAQVRAVANDLAVHTATGAERTDPEIAAAVTHALQWHAFVPVEQIDVTVSQGWVTLHGEVEWEYQRRAAQQAVAELGGVRGVSDGLVVRPSVRPDGAELAERIVDALARNRATEAEQVTVRVHGDTVLLGGLVHSMPERAEVERVVWSAPGIREVQNHIAVAPVLG
- a CDS encoding DsbA family protein, with amino-acid sequence MTTPLQVTARLRTPVTEHDHVRGPVDAPVTIVEYGDFQCPFCGTAHRDLKEVLRQRPDSVRLVYRHFPIANIHPYAERAAEAAEAAGRRGRFWEMHDWLYEHQDQLDPVHLTLGIEQLDLPVDEVDAEIGRHAGGDRIRQDFVGAIRSGVDASPTLFVNGDRHDGDVDLGTLLTVVDDATG
- a CDS encoding LuxR C-terminal-related transcriptional regulator, which encodes MPDDRSTVRTAGAVGVPAGPPLLASRLTPAVLPRPVVLRPRLARLLDEGVASPVTLVRAPAGWGKTTLLASWRQAVTEADPDAPAPAWISVEAGDDIDRLWSYLAAALRSVADPGGDPAATPVPDRAPRPDELEVLAAALAARERPVVLVLDDLHRVTDPAALAGLEFLLRHTEQRLRVVAAGRAGLPLAVHRLRLAGELTEIGPGDLAFTADEVADLLTAHGVAVPAAAVERLRGRTEGWAAALRITALALHGQPDPDRWITQLGADQPAVAGYLREEVLAGLEPADRDLLRRAAVTDTVCAGLAVALTGDTDAEGRLGALAEDVGLLHPDGGRPVWYRCHPLLADLLRRELARLPAEEQRDLHLRAASWYAGNSRPADALRHALVGGDWTTATDLFVTGWPELAYDRGGPTGPVPAPPPAEAVSRDPELALACAAQRAVDGDSDAAHQHLRLAAGHAEALPEPRRSRFARLVAAVELTLARLAGDVEAVRATAARLLATRPAAASPAVASPVATSAVAEPAVVEATAGRHALVAPDGGATVRADDPRAGTGDDADVRAVAGTASALLALDAGELAAAASGFASALAAARTAGRPRTELVCASRWALLAALRGELRAAEEAARAALALPPCRGWSAQLDCGYAHLALALVALHRDQPAEAEANLALAAPAGEEAAAGTVAAWCRAHLRGDEGDLAVAHRLLVEARSRWSGRGGELAVRLRAAEADLHGTRGDLPTARDLAGDHVDPPAAALAVAAARVELRAGDLRAAARLLPEWSAPSSADWPLPVRLDAALLDAVLAARSGDGRRAGRTVEQALDLAGPDGYRRPFTRAEPGLRDLLVAHLDSGTAHWPTVSDLVRAVEVPDERSPVGASSATLDEPLTERELTILRYLQSILSNVEIAAELSVSVNTVKTHVRNIYRKLDATRRRDAVRRARQLRLI
- a CDS encoding alcohol dehydrogenase catalytic domain-containing protein; translation: MRALCVTSGGELAVRQVPDPELRNDQDMIVRVRRSATCGADLPLLAGRTPGPSPGDVLGHEFLGDVLEVGTAVRRHRVGDRVVVCASVACGACWYCRRGLPACCDNGSTEPAAGEAEWGHPVAGCFGQPRAAGGFAGSHAEYVRVPYADVGAFTVPESVGDDRALFASDAAPAGWMAADLGAVRPGDVVAVWGAGAVGQLTARAAGLLGADRVVVVDRHPGRLLMARQHTGAHTLDLRHTDVLAELRELSGGRGPDVCVEAVGGPAEEPRSLADRFTGRRRTPEALREAVHACRKGGTVFVLNGGARVVDAFPTGAVVHKGLTVRGARQHGQRYIPMLLDRMARDELRTEHLATHHFPLERAAQGYALLRDRPDDCVRAVFTPHEPPSIDVRPGG
- a CDS encoding trans-acting enoyl reductase family protein → MAAERTYDVVLFGATGFTGELTAQYLARHAPAGLRWAIAGRNPDKLAAVRDRLVAITPALADLPLLTADVTDPASLREVAAQARVVASTVGPYVHHGEPLVAACAAAGTDYLDITGEPEFVDQTYLRHHAEATRTGARLVHACGFDSIPHDLGVWFTVKQLPADVPITVDGYVRAGGRFSAGTYHSALTAFSRRAETSRAARERRAAEPRPTDRRVRAVPGKLARSRDLPVWAVPLPTIDPQVVRRSAAARPEYGPDFRYRHFAAVKRLPTVLMAGVGLGALAGLTRLPPARRWLLGRLSSGQGPSAEQRAESWFRVRFVGTGGGRRVVTEVAGGDPGYDETAKMLAESALCLALDDLPATSGQVTPVTAMGDALLTRLTAAGLTFRILG